The genomic region CGCGTCCACTTGCGCCTGCGCCAGGTCCTGGCGCGCAAGGAACACGTGCTCGTAAAGAGCCATCTGCTTTCCTTCGTTGACCGATCGCTGACATGGCCCCGTGCCATGCCCCTCCGGCTGTCGTCACAACAAACAATCTCGCGGGCGAAGGATCGCTCCGCCGCCCGTGAAGGCGCGTCCCTTAGCGGAAAGCGACGGAAAGGCAAGCGCGACGGCGGCCCTTAAACCAAATCTCCATCGCTGGTCGGCTAGGGGCGGCGCATGACATTGGCTGGCTCGCGGATATCATGGCGCTGGTGCGCGCTGCTCGTCGCGCTGGCGGCGCTGGCGCTGTGGATCGGCTGGGTCGGGTTCATCGCATCGGACGATTCGCTTTATTATGCCGGCGCGCGGGCGTGGCTCACGCACCCGCCGGCGGCGGGGACGGACCATTGGTCGACGCGCTTCCCGTTGCTCCTGCCCTTCGCCGCCATCATCGCCGCGCTCGGGCCGGGCTTCGCCGCCTTCGGGGTGACGGCGGTGCTGTTCTATATCCTGCTGGTGACGCTGACCGGCCTGTTCGCGCGGAGCGTCGGCGGGCAACGCGCGGGATGGATCGCGGCGCTGCTGATCGCGACGCTGCCGGTGGTGATCGTCTATGCCTCGACCGTCAGCGTCGATCTGGCCGAGGCCGCCGCGCTGGTCGGCGGCGCGCTGCTGCTCGGCGGCGCGGCGGACGATCGCGCGGGGCTGTGGCGCGGTATTGGCGCTGGGCTGTGCTTCGGCATCGCGATCCTGTGCCGCGAGACGAGCGTGCTGCCGCTCGTCGCCTTCGCGCCGATGCTGCTGATCGGGCGCCCGGTGCCGCGCCGCGTGCTGGTCGCGATGGGCGTCGGCGTCGCGCTGGTGCTGGGGGCGGAGGCGCTGTTCCAATATGCCATGACCGGCGATCCGCTACGCCGCTACGGTATCGCCTTCCATCACGACGAGCATATCGACCGCGCCGCCAATCTGGAGGGTAATTTCCTGTTGTGGCCGCCGATCGACCCGCTGCTGGTGCTGCTGGTCAACGACGATTTCGGGCTGCTGTTCTGGCTCGCGGGGATCGCCCTCGCGTTCGGCGCCGCGCGCGGGCTGGAGCCGGGCGCGCGGCGGCGGCTGATCGTGCTGGCGGCGATGGCGGGGGCGAGCTTCCTGCTGGTCGCGGCGCTCTACACCAAGCTGGTGCTCAACCCGCGCTACTTCACGCTGGCGGCGGTCGCGGCGGCGGTGGTGCTGGCGCTTTGGCTCGACCGGCTCGCGGCGCGCTGGCGGGCACTGCTGCTCGCCGCCATCGTCGGGAGCAACCTGCTGCTGCTGAGCGTCGGCAACCGCCATCCGCACTGGGAGATGGAGGTGCTGGTGGACGCCGCGCGCAGCCACCCGCGCGAGATCGTGGCGGGCGATCCGCACGAGGTGCGCCGCGCGGAGATACCGATGGCCTTCGCGCATCTCGCCAACCTCCGCTACGCGCCCACCCGGCCGGGCGGGCTGGTCGTCGCGCCGGCCACATCCGCGCCGCCCGGCACGATCGTCGCGCATTATCCCGTCCCGCCGACGCGGCTGGGGCAGGTGCTGCGCGCGCTCGGGCTGGAGGCGATCGTTCCCGCGCCCGTCGCGCGGCGCATGTTCGCGCCGGGCGCGGAAATGGTGCTGGTCCGCACGCGAGGTTGACCCCGCGCCGTTCCCGCGCT from Sphingomonas sp. CL5.1 harbors:
- a CDS encoding glycosyltransferase family 39 protein, producing MTLAGSRISWRWCALLVALAALALWIGWVGFIASDDSLYYAGARAWLTHPPAAGTDHWSTRFPLLLPFAAIIAALGPGFAAFGVTAVLFYILLVTLTGLFARSVGGQRAGWIAALLIATLPVVIVYASTVSVDLAEAAALVGGALLLGGAADDRAGLWRGIGAGLCFGIAILCRETSVLPLVAFAPMLLIGRPVPRRVLVAMGVGVALVLGAEALFQYAMTGDPLRRYGIAFHHDEHIDRAANLEGNFLLWPPIDPLLVLLVNDDFGLLFWLAGIALAFGAARGLEPGARRRLIVLAAMAGASFLLVAALYTKLVLNPRYFTLAAVAAAVVLALWLDRLAARWRALLLAAIVGSNLLLLSVGNRHPHWEMEVLVDAARSHPREIVAGDPHEVRRAEIPMAFAHLANLRYAPTRPGGLVVAPATSAPPGTIVAHYPVPPTRLGQVLRALGLEAIVPAPVARRMFAPGAEMVLVRTRG